A single Nocardioides bizhenqiangii DNA region contains:
- a CDS encoding aspartate aminotransferase family protein has product MDDSALQRAAKDHLWLHFSQHGRYVGDGPEHDVPMMVRGEGVYLYDSAGKRYLDGLAGLFVSQLGHGRRELAEAAAKQAETLAFMPLWSYAHPPAIELAAKIAEYAPGDLNRVFFTSGGGEAVESAWKLAKNFYKVTGKPMKHKVISRNIAYHGTTHGALSITGLPGLKQQFEPLVPSTFRVPNTNLYRAPANTAGPDGTDAVAFGRWAADEIEVAILNEGPDSVAAVFLEPVQNAGGCFPPPPGYFDRVREICDQYDVLLVSDEVICAYGRLGSMFGASAIGYQPDIITSAKGLTSGYAPLGAMIASDRLFEPFSSGKAMFAHGYTFGGHPVSTAVGLRNMQIFEEEKILEGVQANAPAFRRTLERLLDLPIVGDVRGEGFFYGIELVKDKTTKESFTAEECERILYGFVSKGLLDEGLYCRADDRGDPVIQLSPPLVCTQEHFDEMEQILRSVLDKAFTLI; this is encoded by the coding sequence ATGGACGACTCCGCTCTGCAACGCGCCGCGAAGGACCACCTCTGGCTGCACTTCTCGCAGCACGGGCGGTACGTCGGAGACGGCCCGGAGCACGACGTACCCATGATGGTGCGCGGTGAGGGCGTCTACCTCTACGACAGCGCGGGGAAGCGCTACCTCGACGGCCTGGCCGGCCTGTTCGTGTCGCAGCTCGGGCACGGTCGGCGAGAGCTCGCGGAGGCCGCGGCGAAGCAGGCCGAGACGCTCGCCTTCATGCCGCTGTGGTCCTACGCGCACCCGCCGGCCATCGAGCTCGCCGCCAAGATCGCGGAGTATGCCCCGGGCGACCTCAACCGGGTGTTCTTCACCTCCGGCGGCGGCGAGGCGGTCGAGTCGGCGTGGAAGCTGGCGAAGAACTTCTACAAGGTCACCGGCAAGCCGATGAAGCACAAGGTGATCAGCCGCAACATCGCCTACCACGGCACGACCCACGGCGCGCTGTCGATCACCGGCCTGCCGGGGCTCAAGCAGCAGTTCGAGCCGCTCGTCCCGTCGACGTTCCGGGTGCCGAACACCAACCTCTACCGCGCTCCTGCCAATACCGCGGGGCCTGACGGCACCGACGCGGTCGCGTTCGGCCGGTGGGCCGCCGACGAGATCGAGGTCGCGATCCTCAACGAGGGGCCGGACAGCGTGGCCGCCGTCTTCCTCGAGCCGGTCCAGAACGCCGGCGGCTGCTTCCCGCCTCCCCCGGGTTACTTCGACCGGGTGCGCGAGATCTGCGACCAGTACGACGTGCTGCTCGTCTCCGACGAGGTCATCTGCGCGTACGGCCGGCTCGGCTCGATGTTCGGCGCCTCGGCCATCGGCTACCAGCCCGACATCATCACCAGCGCCAAGGGTCTGACCTCCGGCTACGCCCCCCTCGGCGCGATGATCGCGTCCGACCGGCTGTTCGAGCCGTTCTCGTCGGGCAAGGCGATGTTCGCCCACGGCTACACGTTCGGCGGACACCCGGTCTCGACCGCGGTCGGCCTGCGCAACATGCAGATCTTCGAGGAGGAGAAGATCCTCGAGGGCGTCCAGGCCAACGCGCCGGCGTTCCGGAGGACCCTCGAGCGCCTGCTCGACCTGCCGATCGTCGGCGACGTGCGCGGCGAGGGCTTCTTCTACGGGATCGAGCTGGTCAAGGACAAGACCACCAAGGAGTCCTTCACCGCCGAGGAGTGCGAACGGATCCTCTACGGCTTCGTCTCCAAGGGCCTGCTCGACGAGGGGCTCTACTGCCGCGCCGACGACCGCGGCGACCCCGTCATCCAGCTCTCCCCGCCGTTGGTGTGCACCCAGGAGCACTTCGACGAGATGGAGCAGATCCTGCGCTCGGTCCTCGACAAGGCCTTCACCCTGATCTGA
- a CDS encoding ABC transporter permease, with protein sequence MKTTADWIGRHLVLMIGMLVLLYMLVPVIVVVLMSFNQPAGRNTYTLDGFTLDNWTNLCEPYQLCSSVRLSLEIGFLATLLATLLGTLMAFAMVRHRFRGRAAANVFIFLPMATPEIVLGSSLLALFVNTGFAGKLGFWTIFVAHVMFCLSFVVVTVKARLAGMDPRLEQAAADLYANEWQTFWRVSFPLVFPGILAAALLSFSLSFDDFIITNLNAGQQVTFPMFVWGANTKGIPMQINVIGTLMFVIALLVVVVGEVGSRRRGRALI encoded by the coding sequence ATGAAGACGACTGCCGACTGGATCGGCCGGCACCTGGTCCTGATGATCGGGATGCTGGTGCTGCTCTACATGCTGGTGCCGGTGATCGTCGTCGTCCTGATGTCGTTCAACCAGCCGGCCGGGCGCAACACCTACACGCTCGACGGCTTCACCCTCGACAACTGGACGAACCTCTGTGAGCCGTACCAGCTCTGCTCCTCGGTGCGACTGTCGCTGGAGATCGGCTTCCTGGCCACCTTGCTGGCGACCCTGCTCGGCACCCTGATGGCCTTCGCCATGGTGCGGCACCGGTTCCGTGGCCGGGCGGCGGCCAACGTCTTCATCTTCCTGCCGATGGCGACGCCCGAGATCGTGCTCGGTTCATCGCTGCTGGCGCTCTTCGTCAACACCGGGTTCGCGGGCAAGCTGGGGTTCTGGACGATCTTCGTCGCCCACGTGATGTTCTGCCTGTCGTTCGTGGTGGTGACGGTCAAGGCCCGCCTCGCCGGCATGGATCCGCGGCTCGAGCAAGCGGCTGCCGACCTCTACGCCAACGAGTGGCAGACGTTCTGGCGGGTCAGCTTCCCTCTTGTCTTCCCCGGCATCCTGGCCGCCGCGCTGCTCAGCTTCTCGCTGTCGTTCGACGACTTCATCATCACCAACCTCAACGCCGGCCAGCAGGTGACCTTCCCCATGTTCGTCTGGGGCGCCAACACCAAGGGCATCCCGATGCAGATCAACGTCATCGGCACGCTGATGTTCGTGATCGCGCTCCTGGTCGTCGTGGTCGGCGAGGTCGGGTCGCGGCGTCGAGGCCGGGCGCTGATCTGA
- a CDS encoding ABC transporter permease, with protein sequence MAHVVPTDAPEGAPPPDQGRRRGLAGYALLTPGSLWLALFFVVPTVSLVATSLYDPTGSLELGYKMTGYVQNYPDAISAYWPQIQRSLTYALIATVACIVLGYPLAYAIAFKAGRFKTVLLVAVIAPFFTSFLVRTLAWQYLLGDNEFVVTFLRWLPFTGADLQLINTPFAVVAGLTYNFLPFFVLPLYASLEKIDHRLLEAAGDLYASPFRGFLKVTLPLSMPGLVAGTLLTFIPAAGDYINDELLGSPKTRMVGNEIQGLFYAGDYPTASALSVAMMVTIVVLVAIYVWRAGTDELV encoded by the coding sequence ATGGCGCACGTCGTACCCACGGACGCTCCGGAAGGGGCACCGCCTCCCGATCAGGGGCGGCGCCGTGGGCTCGCCGGCTACGCGCTGCTCACACCCGGCTCCCTCTGGCTGGCACTGTTCTTCGTGGTGCCGACCGTCTCCCTGGTCGCGACCAGCCTCTACGACCCGACCGGGTCGCTCGAGCTCGGCTACAAGATGACCGGGTACGTGCAGAACTACCCGGACGCGATCTCGGCGTACTGGCCACAGATCCAGCGCTCGCTCACGTACGCGCTGATCGCGACCGTCGCCTGCATCGTGCTCGGCTATCCGCTCGCCTATGCGATCGCCTTCAAGGCCGGCCGGTTCAAGACGGTCCTGCTGGTGGCGGTGATCGCGCCGTTCTTCACCAGCTTCCTGGTGCGCACGCTGGCATGGCAGTACCTGCTCGGCGACAACGAGTTCGTGGTGACCTTCCTGCGGTGGCTGCCCTTCACCGGTGCGGACCTGCAGCTGATCAACACGCCGTTCGCGGTGGTGGCCGGTCTGACCTACAACTTCCTACCGTTCTTCGTGCTGCCGCTCTACGCGTCGCTGGAGAAGATCGACCACCGCCTGCTCGAGGCCGCGGGAGACCTCTACGCCTCGCCGTTCCGCGGGTTCCTGAAGGTGACCCTGCCGCTCTCGATGCCGGGGTTGGTCGCCGGCACCCTGCTGACCTTCATCCCGGCAGCCGGCGACTACATCAACGACGAGCTCCTCGGCAGCCCGAAAACGCGGATGGTCGGCAACGAGATCCAGGGCCTCTTCTACGCCGGTGACTACCCGACCGCCTCGGCCCTCTCCGTCGCCATGATGGTGACGATCGTGGTCCTGGTCGCGATCTACGTGTGGCGGGCGGGGACGGACGAGCTCGTATGA
- a CDS encoding ABC transporter ATP-binding protein, which produces MPEPEVAGSTDLELAGLTKRYGDFTAVDALDLTVPAGSFFALLGPSGCGKTTTLRMIAGLEVPTAGSVTLAGDDITRLKPYRRPVNTVFQSYALFPHLTVRDNVAFGPRRKGASKREAADDVGRMLDLVELAEYAARKPAQLSGGQQQRVALARALINSPQVLLLDEPLGALDLKLRRQMQVELKRIQIDVGLTFIHVTHDQEEAMTMADTVAVMNHGRIEQMGAPEELYDLPRTTFVANFLGRSNLVPGSVTRTSGGNVEVQVDGASVTAPAERAVSGEGKVWVGVRPEKVQLRAPDETGAAANHLRGGVVSDVSFVGVSTEYLVRMPWGQELTVFEQNHTSSRRLRTGDEVDLSWAPEHTFLLDAAQDATAGTQIDDE; this is translated from the coding sequence GTGCCTGAGCCGGAGGTTGCCGGCTCCACGGACCTCGAGCTGGCCGGGCTCACAAAGAGGTACGGCGACTTCACCGCCGTCGACGCGCTCGACCTGACGGTGCCGGCGGGATCGTTCTTCGCGCTGCTCGGTCCGTCCGGTTGCGGCAAGACGACGACGTTGCGGATGATCGCCGGCCTGGAGGTCCCGACCGCGGGCAGCGTCACCCTCGCCGGCGACGACATCACCCGGCTCAAGCCCTACCGCCGGCCGGTCAACACCGTCTTCCAGAGCTATGCGCTCTTCCCGCACCTCACCGTCCGCGACAACGTGGCGTTCGGTCCGCGCCGCAAGGGTGCGAGCAAGCGCGAGGCCGCGGACGACGTCGGCCGGATGCTCGACCTGGTCGAGCTCGCCGAGTACGCCGCCCGCAAGCCCGCCCAGCTGTCCGGCGGTCAGCAGCAACGGGTGGCGCTGGCGCGAGCGCTCATCAACAGTCCGCAGGTGCTGCTTCTCGACGAGCCGCTCGGTGCCCTCGACCTCAAGCTCCGGCGGCAGATGCAGGTCGAGCTCAAGCGGATCCAGATCGACGTCGGGCTGACCTTCATCCACGTGACCCACGACCAGGAGGAGGCCATGACCATGGCCGACACGGTCGCGGTCATGAACCATGGTCGGATCGAGCAGATGGGTGCGCCGGAGGAGCTCTACGACCTGCCGCGCACGACCTTCGTGGCCAACTTCCTCGGCCGCTCCAACCTGGTGCCGGGGTCGGTGACCAGGACCTCGGGGGGCAACGTCGAGGTGCAGGTCGACGGCGCCTCCGTCACCGCGCCGGCCGAGCGGGCGGTGTCCGGCGAGGGCAAGGTGTGGGTCGGCGTGCGGCCCGAGAAGGTGCAGCTGCGGGCGCCGGACGAGACCGGCGCCGCGGCCAACCACCTCCGCGGGGGCGTCGTGAGCGACGTGAGCTTCGTCGGCGTCAGCACCGAGTACCTGGTCCGGATGCCGTGGGGCCAGGAGCTGACGGTGTTCGAGCAGAACCACACGAGCAGCCGCCGGCTCCGCACCGGGGACGAGGTCGACCTCTCCTGGGCGCCCGAGCACACGTTCCTGCTCGACGCAGCCCAGGACGCGACCGCCGGCACCCAGATCGACGACGAGTGA
- a CDS encoding polyamine ABC transporter substrate-binding protein produces MNNLPRRRMLQGAGLSALALGSPTLLSACGTESQVQTEDSCKSTDKSEEEKELVFSNWPEYIDVQGKRMPTLEQFETETGIDVTYDTDINDNADFFGKVKDQLGSCEPIGRDIITMTDSTAGRMIALGWMQQLDKDNLPNVEANLIESLRSPSWDSEREYSVPWQAGLTGIAYNADVAEEVTSFEEMLTRSDLKGKVGLLTEMEDTMAFMLVINGADPEDFSDDEWETAIDHLTEVVGSGQVRRFTGNDYIRDLKSGNLAACMAWSGDIAAAEDDRIPFVQPEEGLNIWSDNMMVPNKAEHKANAEALMNYYYDPVVAATLAAWVWYICPVDGAREAMEKIDPSLVDNNLIFPSEDFLGSTRSFMALDEKTRQQYETDFRQASGA; encoded by the coding sequence ATGAACAACCTTCCCCGGCGTCGGATGCTCCAGGGCGCCGGGCTGTCGGCGCTGGCGCTCGGGTCACCGACGTTGCTGTCCGCCTGCGGCACCGAGTCGCAGGTGCAGACCGAGGACAGCTGCAAGAGCACGGACAAGTCGGAGGAGGAGAAGGAGCTGGTCTTCTCCAACTGGCCGGAGTACATCGACGTCCAGGGCAAGCGGATGCCGACCCTGGAGCAGTTCGAGACCGAGACCGGCATCGACGTCACCTACGACACCGACATCAACGACAACGCGGACTTCTTCGGCAAGGTCAAGGACCAGCTCGGCTCCTGCGAGCCGATCGGCCGCGACATCATCACGATGACCGACTCGACGGCCGGCCGGATGATCGCACTGGGCTGGATGCAGCAGCTCGACAAGGACAACCTGCCGAACGTCGAGGCCAACCTCATCGAGAGCCTGCGGTCGCCGAGCTGGGACTCCGAGCGCGAGTACAGCGTCCCGTGGCAGGCCGGCCTCACCGGGATCGCCTACAACGCCGACGTGGCCGAGGAGGTCACCAGCTTCGAGGAGATGTTGACCCGCAGCGACCTGAAGGGGAAGGTCGGCCTGCTGACCGAGATGGAGGACACCATGGCCTTCATGCTCGTGATCAACGGTGCGGACCCCGAGGACTTCAGCGACGACGAGTGGGAGACCGCGATCGACCACCTCACGGAGGTCGTCGGGTCCGGACAGGTGCGCCGATTCACCGGGAACGACTACATCCGTGACCTCAAGTCCGGCAACCTGGCCGCCTGCATGGCCTGGTCCGGCGACATCGCCGCCGCCGAGGACGATCGGATCCCGTTCGTCCAGCCCGAGGAGGGCCTCAACATCTGGTCGGACAACATGATGGTGCCGAACAAGGCCGAGCACAAAGCCAATGCCGAAGCGCTGATGAACTATTACTACGACCCGGTCGTGGCCGCGACGCTCGCGGCGTGGGTCTGGTACATCTGCCCGGTCGACGGCGCTCGAGAGGCGATGGAGAAGATCGACCCGTCACTGGTCGACAACAACCTGATCTTCCCGAGCGAGGACTTCCTCGGCTCCACCCGCAGCTTCATGGCGCTCGACGAGAAGACCCGCCAGCAGTACGAGACCGACTTCCGTCAGGCCAGCGGTGCCTGA
- a CDS encoding Lrp/AsnC family transcriptional regulator codes for MGARGSRNPLDDVSLAIIEQLQEDGRRSYAAIGKVVGLSEAAVRQRVQRLVESGVMQIVAAVSDPLQLGFARAAMLGVRVSGPTGPVADALAELDEVIYVVVTAGSIDIVAEVVARSDADLLTISDNIRRIPGVLSTETFVYLETRKETYNWGVRPPPEPSPDPAT; via the coding sequence ATGGGTGCACGCGGCTCGCGAAATCCGCTCGACGACGTCTCGTTGGCGATCATCGAGCAGCTCCAGGAGGACGGACGCCGGTCCTATGCGGCGATCGGCAAGGTGGTCGGCCTGTCCGAGGCGGCGGTCCGCCAGCGGGTCCAGCGGCTGGTCGAGTCCGGTGTGATGCAGATCGTCGCCGCCGTGTCCGACCCGTTGCAGCTGGGGTTCGCCCGGGCGGCGATGCTGGGGGTGCGGGTCTCCGGTCCGACCGGGCCGGTCGCCGATGCGCTCGCCGAGCTTGACGAGGTGATCTACGTCGTCGTGACCGCCGGCAGCATCGACATCGTCGCCGAGGTGGTCGCGCGGTCCGACGCCGACCTGCTGACCATCTCCGACAACATCCGCCGGATCCCCGGGGTGCTTTCGACCGAGACGTTCGTCTACCTCGAGACCCGCAAGGAGACCTACAACTGGGGAGTGCGCCCGCCGCCCGAGCCGTCGCCCGATCCGGCCACGTAA
- a CDS encoding HAD family hydrolase, with product MTADGSDLVVGFDLDMTLIDTVPGFRQVLHALGGELGVEFPVEQMTANLGPPLDLILGPHLAEEAIQPAVDRFRTLYPDHAIESVVAMAGAHEAIAAVRRHGGRVVVVTGKFTPNARLHVDHVGFDVDHLEGQVWGVGKADVLLREGASIYVGDHFHDVEGALAAGAVSVSVLTGGCTREELYDAGTHVVLDDLGEFPAWLDGYVAGSGDGSGGGRTPQL from the coding sequence ATGACAGCTGACGGTTCTGACCTGGTCGTCGGGTTCGACCTCGACATGACCCTCATCGACACCGTGCCCGGCTTCCGTCAGGTGCTGCACGCCCTGGGCGGCGAGCTCGGTGTCGAGTTCCCGGTGGAGCAGATGACCGCCAACCTCGGTCCGCCGCTGGACCTGATCCTCGGGCCGCACCTCGCCGAGGAGGCGATCCAGCCGGCCGTCGACCGGTTCCGGACGCTCTACCCCGACCACGCGATCGAGAGCGTCGTCGCGATGGCCGGTGCGCACGAGGCCATCGCGGCCGTGCGCCGGCACGGCGGCCGGGTGGTGGTCGTGACCGGGAAGTTCACGCCGAACGCCCGGCTCCACGTCGACCACGTCGGCTTCGACGTCGACCATCTCGAGGGCCAGGTCTGGGGTGTCGGCAAGGCCGACGTGCTCCTGCGCGAGGGCGCGAGCATCTACGTCGGCGACCACTTCCACGACGTCGAGGGTGCGCTCGCGGCGGGTGCGGTGAGCGTCTCGGTGCTCACCGGCGGGTGCACCCGTGAGGAGCTCTACGACGCGGGCACGCACGTCGTGCTCGACGACCTGGGGGAGTTCCCCGCCTGGCTCGACGGTTACGTGGCCGGATCGGGCGACGGCTCGGGCGGCGGGCGCACTCCCCAGTTGTAG
- a CDS encoding NAD(P)/FAD-dependent oxidoreductase — protein MDSLADSVNSPLWLDTPLRPAARPALDGDTTVDLAVVGGGFCGLWTALRAVEREPGRSVLLLEGDRIAEHATGRNGGFCEASLTHGEHNGRSRWPEEYDELTRLGIENLDEIEETVGRYGIDCGFFRGGTLAVATRAHQVEALQPSEPGFLDRDAVRRVVDSPTFLAGRLSGPATCAVVDPARLAWGLADAAERNGVRIVEGTRATRIRRDGDHVEVVTAHGVVRARRVALATNVFPPLLRRLRFTTVPVYDYVLATEPLTDDQLAALRWDPALGVGDSGNQFHYYRITPDRRILWGGYDAIYHFGRSIEERHEERPTTYAMLADHFHETFPQLDGIRFTHRWAGVIDTSTRFSASFGTAHGGRSSYALGFTGLGVGATRFAADVMLDLLAGDETERTRLEMVRRPAVPFPPEPVAWAGIELTRRALARQDDTGRRGLWLRTLDRLGLGYDS, from the coding sequence GTGGATTCTCTTGCGGATTCGGTGAATTCGCCGCTCTGGCTCGACACCCCGCTGCGGCCCGCCGCCCGCCCGGCGCTGGACGGCGACACCACCGTCGACCTGGCCGTGGTCGGCGGGGGGTTCTGCGGGCTCTGGACCGCGCTCCGTGCGGTCGAGCGCGAGCCGGGTCGCAGCGTGCTGCTGCTCGAGGGCGACCGGATCGCCGAGCACGCGACCGGACGCAACGGCGGGTTCTGCGAGGCGTCGCTGACCCACGGCGAGCACAACGGCAGGTCCCGCTGGCCCGAGGAGTACGACGAGCTCACACGCCTCGGCATCGAGAACCTCGACGAGATCGAGGAGACGGTCGGCCGCTACGGCATCGACTGCGGCTTCTTCCGCGGGGGCACCCTCGCGGTCGCCACCCGCGCGCACCAGGTCGAGGCGCTCCAGCCGAGCGAGCCCGGGTTCCTCGACCGGGACGCCGTACGACGGGTCGTGGACTCGCCGACCTTTCTGGCCGGCCGGCTCTCGGGGCCCGCAACCTGCGCGGTCGTCGACCCTGCCCGGCTGGCCTGGGGCCTGGCCGACGCCGCCGAGCGCAACGGCGTGCGGATCGTCGAGGGCACCCGGGCCACTCGGATCCGCCGCGACGGCGACCACGTCGAGGTCGTCACGGCGCACGGGGTCGTCCGGGCCCGCCGGGTCGCGCTGGCGACCAACGTGTTCCCTCCGCTGCTGCGAAGGCTGCGGTTCACCACCGTCCCGGTCTACGACTACGTGCTCGCCACCGAACCCCTCACGGACGACCAGCTCGCCGCCCTTCGCTGGGATCCCGCGCTCGGCGTCGGGGACTCCGGCAACCAGTTCCACTACTACCGGATCACGCCGGACCGCCGGATCCTGTGGGGCGGCTACGACGCGATCTACCACTTCGGCCGTTCGATCGAGGAGCGCCACGAGGAGCGGCCGACGACCTACGCGATGCTGGCCGACCACTTCCACGAGACGTTCCCCCAGCTGGACGGGATCCGGTTCACCCACCGGTGGGCGGGCGTCATCGACACGTCGACCCGGTTCAGCGCCAGCTTCGGCACGGCGCACGGCGGGCGGTCGTCGTACGCCCTCGGCTTCACCGGCCTCGGTGTTGGCGCCACCCGGTTCGCTGCTGACGTGATGCTCGACCTGCTCGCCGGTGACGAGACCGAGCGCACCCGGCTGGAGATGGTGCGCCGACCGGCCGTCCCGTTCCCGCCCGAGCCGGTGGCGTGGGCCGGGATCGAGCTCACCCGCCGCGCTCTGGCCCGCCAGGACGACACGGGGCGGCGCGGCCTGTGGCTGCGCACGCTCGACCGGCTCGGGCTCGGCTATGACAGCTGA
- a CDS encoding zinc-binding dehydrogenase: MRAVVITKHGGPEVLQVLDRPDPAGPGPGEVAVDVRAAGVNFADTMARVGFYPEAPKPPMVVGYEVAGVVSAVGDGVDAVTVGERVLAGTRFGGYAERVVVGERDVVPLDERLTFEQGAAIPVNYATAWAALVRYGSLLPGERVLLHAAAGGVGIAATQLARSIGAEVHGTASPGKHEAIRGFGVDVAHDYTKSGWHRDLPPFDLVMDAIGGASFRTSYDLLRPGGRLVAFGAASVMDGAGRNLLQAARTMLRMPRFNLVKQMSASKAVIGLNMLALWDDAGTLEPWITPLRTLIADGTVQPVVAESFPFDRAADAHRMIAERRNVGKVVLVP, encoded by the coding sequence ATGCGAGCAGTCGTCATCACCAAGCACGGCGGACCCGAGGTTCTCCAGGTCCTGGATCGTCCCGACCCCGCCGGCCCCGGGCCGGGCGAGGTCGCGGTCGACGTCAGAGCGGCCGGCGTCAACTTCGCCGACACCATGGCCCGGGTCGGCTTCTACCCCGAAGCGCCGAAGCCGCCGATGGTCGTCGGCTACGAGGTGGCCGGCGTCGTGTCGGCGGTCGGCGACGGCGTGGACGCGGTGACGGTCGGCGAGCGGGTGCTGGCCGGCACCCGGTTCGGCGGCTACGCCGAACGGGTGGTGGTCGGTGAGCGGGACGTCGTACCCCTCGACGAGCGGCTGACCTTCGAGCAGGGCGCCGCGATCCCGGTCAACTACGCGACCGCCTGGGCAGCACTTGTGCGCTACGGCTCGCTGTTGCCCGGCGAGCGGGTGCTGCTGCACGCCGCCGCGGGCGGCGTCGGCATCGCGGCCACCCAGCTCGCCCGCTCGATCGGGGCGGAGGTGCACGGGACCGCGTCGCCGGGCAAGCACGAGGCCATCCGCGGATTCGGCGTCGATGTCGCGCACGACTACACGAAGTCGGGCTGGCACCGCGACCTGCCGCCCTTCGACCTGGTCATGGACGCGATCGGCGGAGCGAGCTTCCGCACCAGCTACGACCTGCTCCGGCCGGGCGGCCGGCTGGTCGCGTTCGGCGCGGCGTCGGTGATGGACGGCGCCGGCCGCAACCTGCTGCAGGCGGCCAGGACGATGCTCCGGATGCCGCGCTTCAACCTGGTCAAGCAGATGTCGGCCTCGAAGGCCGTGATCGGGCTCAACATGCTGGCGCTGTGGGACGACGCGGGCACCCTCGAGCCGTGGATCACACCGCTGCGGACGCTCATCGCCGACGGCACCGTGCAGCCGGTGGTCGCCGAGTCGTTCCCCTTCGACCGCGCCGCCGACGCGCACCGCATGATCGCCGAGCGGCGCAACGTCGGGAAAGTCGTGCTGGTGCCGTAG
- a CDS encoding homing endonuclease associated repeat-containing protein: protein MRTPDYSDDQLVASIAAAAAELGEPLTAGAYDAWQRGRSDAASPALVIRRFGSWIEACTQAGVATNKTRSTSRRWSDDDVVAIVASYLRSPGSTGTFADYSAWARAQDGVPSGATLRQRFPWAEVKERASAGRGSDT, encoded by the coding sequence GTGCGCACGCCCGACTACAGCGACGACCAGCTCGTGGCCTCGATCGCGGCTGCGGCCGCCGAGCTCGGCGAGCCGCTGACCGCCGGCGCGTACGACGCCTGGCAACGCGGTCGCAGCGACGCCGCCTCGCCGGCGTTGGTGATCCGCCGCTTCGGGTCGTGGATCGAGGCCTGCACGCAGGCAGGGGTCGCGACCAACAAGACCCGTTCGACCAGCCGGCGCTGGTCCGACGACGACGTGGTCGCGATCGTCGCGTCGTACCTCCGCTCGCCCGGGAGCACCGGGACCTTCGCCGACTACTCCGCGTGGGCGCGGGCGCAGGACGGCGTGCCCAGCGGCGCCACGCTGCGGCAACGGTTCCCGTGGGCCGAGGTCAAGGAGCGGGCCTCGGCCGGCCGCGGGTCGGACACCTAG
- a CDS encoding SDR family NAD(P)-dependent oxidoreductase: protein MTSTNDADRARRFTDKRVLVTGAAGGLGAEVARLFRVEGARVVGVDVVPSEGVAVGDLTDPEAIRQMADATLTELGGLDVLCNVAGVLAMSKLEDITPELLNRHLAVNATGPILLTQALAPALAESKGNVVTVASISAVMGQPYNTMYCASKGAVLLAMRALAVELAGRGIRVNCVSPGGIDTPMAAGAAHSMPADVDWSLIAKSQGVMPGFMPPADVAEAILFLASAGAASVTGANLVVDRGVVW from the coding sequence ATGACCAGCACCAACGACGCCGACCGGGCCCGGCGCTTCACCGACAAGCGGGTCCTGGTCACCGGGGCCGCCGGCGGCCTGGGTGCCGAGGTCGCCCGCCTGTTCCGAGTCGAGGGCGCCCGGGTCGTGGGCGTCGACGTCGTGCCGAGCGAGGGCGTCGCCGTCGGCGACCTCACCGACCCGGAGGCGATCCGGCAGATGGCCGACGCGACACTGACCGAGCTCGGGGGCCTCGACGTCCTCTGCAACGTCGCCGGCGTGCTGGCCATGTCCAAGCTCGAGGACATCACGCCCGAGCTGCTGAACCGGCACCTGGCGGTCAACGCGACCGGCCCCATCCTGCTGACCCAGGCGCTCGCGCCCGCCCTTGCGGAGTCCAAGGGCAACGTCGTGACCGTCGCCTCCATCTCGGCCGTGATGGGCCAGCCCTACAACACCATGTACTGCGCGAGCAAGGGCGCCGTCCTGCTGGCGATGCGGGCGCTGGCCGTAGAGCTGGCCGGGCGCGGCATCCGGGTCAACTGCGTCTCACCGGGCGGCATCGACACCCCGATGGCCGCCGGCGCCGCGCACTCGATGCCGGCCGACGTCGACTGGAGCCTGATCGCCAAGAGCCAGGGAGTGATGCCGGGGTTCATGCCGCCGGCCGACGTCGCCGAGGCGATCCTCTTCCTCGCGTCCGCCGGGGCCGCGTCGGTCACCGGCGCCAACCTCGTCGTGGACCGCGGCGTGGTCTGGTGA
- a CDS encoding VOC family protein yields MTSSPAPGPISQVAWVTDDLEATEAVLTDMFGIVRWTRLPDIRFGPDTCTYRGRPADFVADISLAYSGALQLELIRPVSGVSIYTEHLERHGAGLHHVCVEVDDLADAVVAARAAGHEIVQEGSMGGGGMEFAYVDTAAAGASYVELARIGPEIRAFYETLRHPTD; encoded by the coding sequence ATGACGTCGTCACCCGCGCCGGGCCCCATCAGCCAGGTCGCCTGGGTCACCGACGACCTCGAGGCCACCGAGGCGGTCCTCACGGACATGTTCGGAATCGTGCGCTGGACCCGGCTCCCCGATATCCGGTTCGGGCCCGACACGTGCACCTACCGCGGTCGGCCCGCCGACTTCGTCGCCGACATCTCGCTCGCCTACAGCGGAGCCCTCCAGCTCGAGCTGATCCGCCCGGTCTCCGGGGTGTCGATCTACACCGAGCACCTCGAGCGGCACGGTGCCGGGCTCCACCACGTCTGCGTCGAGGTCGACGACCTGGCCGACGCCGTGGTCGCCGCTCGGGCAGCGGGGCACGAGATCGTGCAGGAGGGGTCGATGGGCGGCGGCGGGATGGAGTTCGCGTACGTCGACACCGCCGCCGCTGGCGCGTCGTACGTCGAGCTGGCCCGGATCGGGCCCGAGATCCGCGCGTTCTACGAGACCCTGCGTCACCCCACCGACTGA